The window CTAAATTACCATTTTTTGCTTTCTTTTTAATAACGGAAGATTTTATTGCTGCCCGTGGTAGAGGTGGGGGTTTGGCTATTTGGATTCGAGAAAACAATTAAAAATCCAAAATCTAAAATCCCAAATTCTCTAAAAGCGATAGCTAGGCTCGCCGCAGGCAACGCTCTATTACTTCACTCACCAATTGATTACCTTTAAAATTGAAATGAATATTGTCTTGATATAAGCTTTGCGGGTTTTTAATTGAGTTTAATTCTGGGAGAAAATCAATATAATTAATTTGTTGTTCTTTAGTAAAATCATTGAGGCGTTTACGAGCGATGATTTCATAATCACGGGGTCCTGGTTCGCCAATCTCTCTCAATAATGGAGTCATGGCTAGTATAAATTTGCTGTTATTTTCTTGAGCAAAACTGTGAATTTTAGCAATTGCTTCTAAATTAATGCCCACGCGATCGCCTGCTTCTTTTTGAACTGCTTCGAGTTCAGGAATCGGCTTTTGTTTAAATAAATAACGCTGTAAAACTTCTACAATTGCTAAAGGTGGTTTACGATCTGGGTAGTTGCGATCGCGTCCCACAGGTAAGGCAGTAGGAGCAGTAGCAAATAAATCATCAGTGTTAATTAATAACACTATGACCTGAGCTTGAAAATTGCCGAAACGCTGCAAATAAGCTAATTCGTTTCTTGGTCCCCAGGAGTTAGCTGAAGCATTTAGCACTTCTACCTGTTGGTAACTGCTCTCGGATGCTAAAGAAGCCTCTATCAAACTAGAGATGGTATTCTGTTGATCTGTCCACCAGCCACCATTAGCGATAGAATCACCTAAAAGCAAAATTCGTAATGTCGAAGGTTGAGGTAAGTTTTGTATCGGCGCAGTTCGCATAGAATACTGATTGATTTCAATGCGGTTGCCCATTCTGCGGGTACGTTGATTAGGTGCTAATAAATAACCAATTTGTTCATCACCAATGTAAATCAGGGGATTACCAAAACCAAACAGCGATCGCAACCCCAACTCTATCGCCGCAAATAACCCCACAAATACCGCCAAAATCACCATCAACACTGCTTTCACCGACAAACCCCTTCAAACTGATGTATCGAATTATACTAAAATAAATAAGTAGGCAGAATAAAACCAAAGTGTGTAAAGAAAAGTAAACAAGGCTAAAACCCTTTTCCCCCTGCTCCCTGCCCCCTGCCCCCTGTTCCCTATTCCCTGTTCCCTGTTCCCTGTTCCCTGAAAATAATAATGTGAATTTAACATCATTGGCCAACAGAAGAACTACAATCGAATCTGACAGAGTGACAATGTAACAAAGGAGGCTTACAAAGGTATGTCCGACTTAAATCGCGGAATTATGAAATTTGAAGGTGCAGACTCACCAAAAGTAGTCACAATCTCTACTGTGTTAGTTTTGGGATCAATAGTAGCACTCATCCTATGGGCGTTGCAATCTGCCTATGCGTTAAGCTAGAATCATTGATAGGCTCAAAGGACGCTGACAACAAGGGTTGACCTAGTTGTTCAGTGTCCATAAAGCCATCAATCAAACAGTCCGAAGAAAAATAATTAAAATTTAGATTTGCGATTTGCAATTTTAG of the Anabaena sphaerica FACHB-251 genome contains:
- a CDS encoding GDSL-type esterase/lipase family protein, coding for MKAVLMVILAVFVGLFAAIELGLRSLFGFGNPLIYIGDEQIGYLLAPNQRTRRMGNRIEINQYSMRTAPIQNLPQPSTLRILLLGDSIANGGWWTDQQNTISSLIEASLASESSYQQVEVLNASANSWGPRNELAYLQRFGNFQAQVIVLLINTDDLFATAPTALPVGRDRNYPDRKPPLAIVEVLQRYLFKQKPIPELEAVQKEAGDRVGINLEAIAKIHSFAQENNSKFILAMTPLLREIGEPGPRDYEIIARKRLNDFTKEQQINYIDFLPELNSIKNPQSLYQDNIHFNFKGNQLVSEVIERCLRRA